One Fulvia fulva chromosome 8, complete sequence DNA window includes the following coding sequences:
- a CDS encoding Alcohol dehydrogenase 1 gives MAGQIPQQQWAMVIEKTGGPVEYKQIPVQQPGPDEVLVNIKFSGVCHTDLHAVNGDWPLPTKLPLVGGHEGAGVIVAKGNLVHDIEIGDHAGVKWINGSCLQCDFCQQSDEPLCAKALLSGYTVDGSFQQYCIAKAAHVARLHKDIPLDAVSPVLCAGITVYKGLKESGAKPGQTVAIVGAGGGLGSLAQQYAKAMGLRTIAIDSGDEKKKMCLEQLGSYAFVDFATSQNVVKDVQAATEDGLGPHAVILVAVNEKPFQQAAEYVRPRGTVVCIGLPAGAYLKAPVFESVIKMVNIRGSYVGNRKDSAEALEFFRRGMIKAPFKTVGLSELQMVYDLMHKGQIAGRYVVDTSR, from the exons ATGGCCGGACAGATTCCACAGCAGCAATGGGCGATGGTCATCGAGAAGACCGGTGGACCAGTCGAGTACAAGCAGATTCCAGTCCAGCAGCCAGGTCCAGACGAGGTCCTTGTTAACATCAAGTTTTCCGGCGTGTGCCACACTGACCTCCACGCCGTCAACGGTGACTGGCCACTCCCAACAAAGCTTCCACTCGTTGGTGGACACGAAGGTGCCGGTGTTATCGTTGCCAAGGGCAACCTCGTCCATGATATCGAGAT TGGCGACCACGCCGGTGTGAAGTGGATCAACGGCTCTTGCCTCCAGTGCGATTTCTGCCAGCAGTCCGACGAGCCTCTTTGCGCAAAGGCCCTCCTCTCTGGTTACACCGTCGATGGATCATTCCAGCAATACTGTATCGCCAAGGCTGCACACGTGGCCCGCCTTCACAAGGACATCCCACTCGATGCCGTCTCTCCAGTGCTTTGCGCCGGTATCACCGTCTACAAGGGCTTGAAGGAGTCTGGTGCCAAGCCAGGCCAGACTGTCGCCATTGTCGGTGCTGGTGGAGGTCTCGGTTCCCTCGCTCAGCAGTACGCCAAGGCCATGGGTCTTCGCACCATCGCCATTGACAGCGGCgacgagaagaagaagatgTGCTTGGAGCAGCTCGGCTCATACGCTTTCGTTGACTTCGCCACCAGCCAGAATGTCGTCAAGGATGTGCAAGCCGCGACTGAAGACGGTCTTGGCCCACACGCCGTCATTCTCGTTGCCGTGAACGAGAAGCCGTTCCAGCAAGCCGCTGAG TACGTCCGCCCACGTGGTACCGTCGTCTGCATTGGTCTGCCAGCCGGTGCATACCTCAAGGCTCCAGTCTTCGAGTCCGTCATCAAGATGGTGAACATCCGTGGATCGTACGTCGGCAACCGCAAGGACTCCGCTGAGGCTCTTGAGTTCTTCCGCCGTGGTATGATCAAGGCCCCATTCAAGACTGTCGGTCTTTCTGAGCTCCAGATGGTTTACGACCTGATGCACAAGGGACAAATCGCTGGCCGATACGTCGTTGACACCAGCAGATAG
- a CDS encoding V-type proton ATPase subunit D: protein MSGKDIEPNIFPTRQALAGMKSKLKGAQTGHDLLKRKSEALTKRFREITRRIDEAKRKMGMHETYIRVWVLRRVMQIAAFSLAEVTYATGSNSISYQITEGVKSAKMRVRTQQENVSGVFLPTFESFQTEGASEFGMTGLGKGGQQVAKCRETYTRAVETLVELASLQTAFVILDEVIKMVNRRVNALEHVIIPRAENTIKYINSELDELDREEFFRLKKVKGVKERAAAEEEAARQKALKARLAKAQGSDKENDEEEEQSGESKNILGDEGDEDVIF, encoded by the exons ATGTCTGGCAAG GACATAGAACCCAACATCTTCCCAACCCGCCAGGCTCTGGCGGGTATGAAGTCAAAGCTCAAGGGTGCACAAACCGGCCACGACCTCCTCAAGCGCAAATCCGAAGCTCTCACCAAACGTTTCCGCGAAATCACCCGTCGGATCGATGAAGCTAAGAGGAAGATGGGTATGCACGAGACATATATCAGAGTCTGGGTCCTAC GCCGCGTAATGCAAATCGCCGCCTTCTCCCTCGCCGAAGTAACCTACGCAACCGGCTCCAACAGCATCTCCTACCAAATCACCGAAGGCGTCAAATCCGCCAAAATGCGCGTCCGAACCCAGCAAGAGAACGTCAGCGGTGTCTTCCTCCCCACATTCGAATCCTTCCAAACAGAGGGAGCATCAGAATTCGGGATGACGGGGCTAGGGAAGGGAGGCCAGCAGGTTGCCAAGTGTAGGGAGACGTACACAAGAGCTGTGGAGACGCTGGTGGAGCTGGCGAGCTTGCAGACGGCATTTGTGATTTTGGATGAGGTGATTAAGATGGTGAATCGGAGAGTTAATGCGTTGGAGCATGTTATTATTCCGAGGGCTG AGAACACGATCAAGTACATCAACTCGGAACTGGACGAGCTGGATCGAGAAGAGTTCTTCAGGCTGAAGAAAGTCAAGGGTGTCAAGGAACGAGCCGCGGCGGAAGAGGAGGCAGCACGACAGAAGGCGCTCAAAGCGCGGTTGGCGAAGGCACAGGGGAGTGATAAGGAGAACGATGAGGAAGAGGAGCAGAGTGGAGAGTCGAAGAATATACTGGGTGACGAGGGAGACGAGGATGTAATATTCTGA
- a CDS encoding Aspergillopepsin-1 — protein MVLIKQLVATAAMAALALAVPAPKNALAKRSFTAKSHGRGHVGGFDEIARTHRKFGWQILEFNAQPAARFSGTIEPPAPYSTSSSSSSVALPAYAPPVSAGTASSSAVYTTFTISLPTTASDGTGAPTPTPYGTPIYTNTTTVSQSATRTGSEDGEVTTVPEANEAEYLTEVTIGGQKLQMNFDTGSADLWVFSDKLTKEQIGQHAIFVADKSPTFEEIEGATWNISYGDGSSAGGTVGYDTVDVGGVTVEKQAVEIATRMSDMFLRDPNMDGLLGLSFGVLSTVRPKPQHTFWENVLPDLSHPVFTADLEETDGTGTYEFGNIDPDKYSGEIHYVPVNASAGYWQFLMPSYKIGDKVHECSDCSPIIADTGTTLIYLDGPLVEAYYKQVKTVQYDQLHNAWLYDCSETLPDLGIDIGGYMATVKGADMKYAEEVGQCMAGVQQGPGKIQIMGDIVLKQFFAVFDGGEERFGIALKD, from the exons ATGGTTCTCATCAAGCAGCTCGTGGCCACGGCCGCGATGGCTGCTCTAGCTCTCGCAGTACCAG CACCAAAGAATGCACTCGCTAAGCGTTCTTTCACCGCAAAGTCTCACGGTCGCGGTCACGTCGGAGGCTTCGACGAGATTGCTCGCACCCATCGCAAATTTGGCTGGCAGATCCTCGAGTTCAACGCCCAACCAGCAGCGCGTTTCAGCGGCACCATTGAGCCGCCGGCACCGTACTCAACCTCAAGCAGCTCTTCTTCAGTTGCTCTACCTGCCTACGCACCACCTGTGAGTGCCGGCACCGCTTCTTCTAGTGCCGTGTACACGACCTTCACCATTTCTCTCCCGACCACCGCCTCTGATGGCACTGGCGCTCCGACTCCCACTCCATACGGCACGCCAATCTACACCAACACCACCACTGTCAGCCAGTCTGCTACACGCACTGGCTCCGAGGATGGTGAGGTCACCACCGTTCCTGAGGCCAACGAGGCCGAGTACCTCACCGAAGTCACCATCGGTGGCCAGAAGCTTCAGATGAACTTCGACACCGGCTCCGCTGATCT GTGGGTCTTCAGCGACAAGCTCACCAAGGAGCAGATTGGCCAGCATGCTATCTTCGTTGCAGACAAGAGCCCCACCTTCGAGGAGATCGAGGGTGCCACCTGGAACATCAGCTACGGCGATGGCAGCTCCGCAGGCGGCACAGTTGGCTATGATACCGTCGATGTCGGTGGCGTCACTGTTGAAAAGCAAGCCGTCGAGATCGCCACCCGCATGAGCGACATGTTCCTGAGGGATCCCAACATGGATGGCCTCCTTGGTCTATCTTTCGGGGTGCTCAGCACTGTTAGGCCAAAGCCGCAGCACACCTTCTGGGAGAACGTTCTTCCTGACCTCAGCCACCCAGTCTTCACTGCCGACCTTGAGGAGACTGACGGCACTGGCACTTATGAGTTCG GCAACATCGACCCCGACAAGTACTCTGGCGAGATCCACTACGTTCCTGTCAACGCCTCCGCTGGTTACTGGCAATTCCTCATGCCAAGCTACAAGATTGGCGACAAG GTCCACGAATGCAGCGACTGCAGCCCAATCATCGCAGACACCGGTACCACGCTCATCTACCTTGATGGCCCTCTCGTCGAAGCCTACTACAAGCAAGTCAAGACAGTCCAATATGACCAGCTGCACAATGCGTGGCTCTACGACTGCAGTGAGACGCTTCCCGACCTCGGTATCGACATCGGTGGTTACATGGCCACTGTCAAGGGTGCCGACATGAAGTACGCGGAGGAGGTTGGTCAGTGCATGGCGGGTGTGCAGCAGGGACCTGGCAAGATCCAGATCATGGGTGACATCGTCCTCAAGCAATTCTTTGCTGTCTTCGATGGAGGCGAGGAGCGCTTCGGCATTGCGCTGAAGGACTAG
- a CDS encoding Peroxygenase 1, which produces MPSLASQPQEATNLLRTAAPDATNNDIQQNQSAKNRINHPKTNGINTSLPSRSPTPQRQLYIPHPDDALLDPGTARVNLAVFNETPNGTPSWREKHAHQTVLQQHCSYWDPDADGIIWPLDIYRGCAAWGWHPLLCLLVTIIIAGSMSYPTLPAGRYLPDLWFRIYLNNIHKCKHGSDSNTYDQEGRFRPQQFEDFFAKYDAGSKRGVDLYDLARAHKGQRLLCDPFGWTASMLEWLALYLLIWPKDGILSKDDCRASYDGSIYQRKADEFAAKRIR; this is translated from the exons ATGCCATCTCTCGCATCACAACCACAAGAAGCGACCAACTTACTACGCACTGCAGCACCAGACGCTACCAACAACGATATACAACAAAACCAATCCGCCAAAAACAGGATCAACCACCCCAAGACCAACGGCATCAACACCTCCCTCCCATCACGAAGCCCTACGCCAC AACGCCAGCTCTACATCCCCCACCCAGACGACGCCCTCCTCGATCCAGGCACAGCTCGCGTCAATCTCGCCGTCTTCAACGAGACACCAAACGGCACACCCTCCTGGCGCGAGAAGCACGCTCACCAAACCGTCCTCCAGCAACACTGCAGCTATTGGGACCCCGATGCAGATGGAATCATCTGGCCCTTAGATATCTACCGCGGCTGCGCAGCTTGGGGCTGGCACCCTCTCCTGTGCCTTCTCGTCACCATCATCATAGCGGGCAGTATGTCGTACCCGACATTACCTGCTGGCCGCTACCTCCCTGATCTGTGGTTTCGGATATATCTGAACAACATACACAAATGCAAACACGGTAGCGATAGCAACACTTATGACCAGGAAGGACGCTTCAGGCCGCAGCAATTCGAGGATTTCTTCGCGAAGTATGATGCTGGCAGTAAGCGTGGCGTTGATCTCTACGATCTTGCCAGAGCGCATAAAGGGCAGAGGTTGTTGTGCGATCCGTTTGGGTGGACTGCGAGTATGCTCGAGTGGTTGGCGCTGTATCTATTGATCTGGCCGAAAGATGGCATTTTGAGCAAGGATGATTGCAGAGCGAGTTATGATGGCAGTATTTACCAGAGGAAGGCAGATGAGTTTGCTGCGAAGAGAATCAGGTAA
- a CDS encoding Pre-mRNA-splicing factor syf1, translated as MPSSLSLPFSLVSRRKSSENTSTATLTTAAMADRSHPQQSFLYLISQNDEVYENDILRNPGNIKAWLDYAHYKRQYGTLLEQSFVLERACIALPRSYKLWKMYLETRVRHLKGRSPAKWKPEFQKVNALFERALVLLNKMPKIWEMYLEFLCQQPLLTFTRRTFDRALRALPITQHNRVWALYRPFANSAGGDTAVKVWRRYIQLHPDNVEEFIELLVNEGKYTEAIQRYIEILNNPRFKSKEAKGPFQHWTEMLEILIDHARLVPNPIPLANGSTLSVETIIRSGLERFADQRGILWVGLARYYINLGTYERARDIFEEGITTVMTVRDFSVVFDTYAEAEEALISIKLEDSAARQQKGRVDEDADLDLDIRMLRFEQLMDRRPFLVNDVLLRQNPHNVNEWQKRVALWSENKQMVVQTYADAIAAISPKKAVGRFHELWTNYAKFYEEGGDLQNARIIMEKAVKVPYKSVSELAEMWTEWAEMELRNENFDQAVNIMATATKAPKRSAVDYFDETLLPQQRVHKSWKLWSFYVDLVESVSSLDETKKVYERIFELRIATPQTVVNYANLLEENGYHEESFKVYERGLDLFSYPVAFELWNLYLTKAVDRRISIERLRDLFEQAVEGCPPRFAKTLYLMYGALEEERGLARHAMRIYERATRAVADEDRTEMFEFYITKSASNFGLTSTRPIYERAIAALPDKEAASMCIKFAEMERRLGEIDRARAIYGHASQFCDPRVNAEFWRKWESFEVQHGNEDTFKEMLRIKRSVQAQFNTDVNFIASQAVARQQAAEAGADEDGMDAEGMGQEKADAMRNLERQARAPMGFVAASSGPEGGNRPKPQVNGDAAQAKLANEDEIDLDEDL; from the coding sequence ATGCCCAGCAGCCTCAGTCTGCCCTTCAGCCTCGTCTCCCGTCGCAAGTCGTCTGAGAACACCTCCACAGCAACCCTCACCACCGCCGCAATGGCCGACCGCTCTCACCCCCAGCAGAGCTTTCTCTACCTCATATCGCAAAACGACGAAGTCTACGAAAACGATATCTTGCGAAATCCAGGCAACATCAAGGCGTGGTTGGATTACGCGCATTACAAGAGGCAGTATGGCACATTACTCGAGCAGAGCTTCGTGCTGGAGAGAGCATGCATCGCCCTGCCGAGATCGTACAAGCTGTGGAAAATGTACCTGGAGACGAGGGTGCGGCATCTGAAGGGCAGGAGTCCTGCAAAGTGGAAGCCCGAGTTCCAGAAAGTCAATGCGCTGTTCGAGCGGGCGCTGGTGCTGCTCAATAAGATGCCGAAGATCTGGGAAATGTACTTGGAGTTCCTCTGTCAGCAGCCGCTGCTCACTTTCACGCGACGCACATTCGATCGCGCCCTTCGTGCACTGCCGATCACGCAGCATAATCGGGTGTGGGCGTTGTACAGACCTTTCGCGAACTCGGCTGGTGGAGACACGGCGGTGAAGGTGTGGAGGAGGTACATACAGCTCCACCCGGATAATGTGGAAGAGTTTATTGAGCTGCTGGTGAACGAGGGCAAGTACACGGAGGCGATCCAGCGGTACATTGAGATCTTGAACAACCCACGGTTCAAGAGTAAGGAAGCCAAGGGACCCTTTCAGCATTGGACAGAGATGCTGGAGATCTTGATCGATCACGCCCGTCTTGTGCCGAACCCGATACCATTGGCAAATGGCTCAACGTTGAGTGTGGAGACCATTATCAGGAGTGGCTTGGAACGATTCGCCGATCAACGAGGCATCTTATGGGTGGGATTGGCGAGATACTACATCAACCTTGGCACTTACGAACGAGCGAGAGACATCTTCGAAGAAGGTATCACGACTGTCATGACAGTACGCGACTTCAGTGTGGTGTTCGACACGTACGCTGAAGCGGAGGAAGCACTCATATCGATCAAGCTCGAAGATTCAGCAGCGCGGCAACAAAAGGGCAGGGTAGATGAAGATGCCGACTTGGATCTGGACATCCGAATGCTCCGCTTCGAACAGCTCATGGATCGGAGACCGTTCCTCGTAAATGATGTCTTACTTCGCCAGAACCCACACAACGTCAATGAATGGCAGAAGCGCGTGGCACTATGGAGCGAGAACAAGCAGATGGTCGTGCAAACATATGCGGACGCGATTGCTGCCATCAGTCCAAAGAAAGCAGTCGGCCGCTTCCACGAGCTCTGGACCAACTACGCCAAATTCTACGAAGAAGGCGGTGACTTGCAAAACGCTCGCATCATCATGGAGAAGGCAGTCAAAGTGCCATACAAGTCTGTGTCTGAGCTGGCGGAGATGTGGACAGAATGGGCAGAGATGGAGCTTCGGAATGAGAACTTCGACCAGGCTGTCAACATCATGGCCACGGCAACCAAGGCACCCAAACGAAGTGCTGTCGACTACTTCGACGAAACTCTGTTACCTCAACAGAGAGTGCACAAGTCGTGGAAGCTGTGGTCTTTCTACGTCGATCTTGTTGAGTCAGTGTCATCACTGGATGAGACGAAGAAAGTGTACGAGCGCATCTTCGAGCTTCGCATCGCCACGCCACAGACTGTCGTCAACTACGCCAATCTACTCGAAGAGAATGGCTACCACGAAGAGTCCTTCAAGGTCTACGAACGTGGTCTGGACCTCTTCTCCTACCCTGTCGCATTCGAGCTCTGGAACTTATACCTCACGAAAGCAGTCGATCGCCGCATCTCCATCGAACGATTACGAGACCTCTTCGAGCAGGCTGTGGAAGGTTGCCCACCACGATTTGCAAAGACGCTATACCTCATGTATGGTGCTCTCGAGGAAGAAAGAGGACTGGCCCGCCATGCAATGCGCATCTACGAACGCGCTACGAGAGCGGTCGCAGATGAGGATCGCACGGAGATGTTTGAGTTCTACATCACAAAGTCAGCGTCGAACTTTGGCCTCACTTCCACACGGCCAATCTACGAGCGTGCGATCGCTGCGCTACCAGACAAGGAAGCCGCGAGCATGTGCATAAAGTTCGCCGAAATGGAACGACGCCTCGGCGAAATCGATCGTGCTCGTGCAATATACGGCCACGCCTCCCAATTCTGCGATCCTCGCGTCAACGCCGAATTCTGGCGAAAGTGGGAGAGCTTCGAAGTACAGCACGGAAACGAAGATACATTCAAGGAAATGCTGCGAATCAAGCGTTCAGTACAAGCACAGTTCAACACGGACGTCAACTTCATTGCCAGCCAGGCGGTGGCAAGGCAGCAAGCTGCTGAGGCTGGCGCAGATGAGGATGGTATGGATGCGGAGGGTATGGGCCAGGAGAAGGCTGATGCTATGAGGAATCTGGAAAGGCAGGCGAGAGCGCCGATGGGATTTGTGGCGGCGTCGAGTGGGCCGGAGGGTGGGAATCGGCCGAAGCCGCAGGTTAATGGTGATGCGGCGCAGGCGAAGTTGGCGAATGAGGATGAGATTGATTTGGATGAGGATTTATGA